A stretch of Spirosoma oryzicola DNA encodes these proteins:
- a CDS encoding helix-turn-helix transcriptional regulator, which produces MTINDKIKQILIEKNLSPSYFADEIGVQRSSISHILSGRNRPSFDIIQKIIRRFPELGYEWIMEDESQNPMPSQASSINYSTRNTIRPNDRPDRFHQEVSYSVPQPLGVRSQRNEIPPSSPTVPINSEFVEEPAPMPTTAEKKVERILIFYTDGSFREYTSTH; this is translated from the coding sequence ATGACCATCAATGATAAGATTAAACAGATCCTAATTGAAAAGAACTTGTCTCCGTCTTATTTCGCCGATGAGATAGGGGTTCAGCGGTCTAGCATCTCTCATATATTATCAGGACGAAATCGACCTAGTTTCGACATTATACAAAAAATAATTCGCCGTTTTCCTGAGTTGGGCTACGAGTGGATTATGGAAGATGAAAGTCAAAACCCGATGCCGTCCCAGGCGTCGTCTATCAATTACTCCACTAGAAATACGATTCGCCCGAACGATCGTCCTGATCGATTTCATCAAGAGGTCTCTTATTCCGTACCGCAGCCTCTAGGCGTAAGAAGCCAGCGCAATGAAATTCCACCAAGTTCGCCGACAGTTCCTATAAATTCTGAGTTTGTCGAGGAGCCAGCCCCGATGCCAACCACAGCAGAGAAGAAGGTTGAACGAATCCTGATTTTTTATACGGATGGCTCATTCCGGGAGTATACATCAACTCATTGA
- a CDS encoding 2,3,4,5-tetrahydropyridine-2,6-dicarboxylate N-succinyltransferase produces the protein MRNEIEAIWANRELLADPKSIELIKEVIDQLDRGVLRVANPSTDEQGEWIVNEWVKKSILLYFISQQMKQEEVGIFSFHDKIPLKTKFAEAKVRVVPPAVARYGSYQAPGVILMPSYVNIGAYVDERTMVDTWATVGSCAQIGKDVHLSGGVGIGGVLEPPQAAPVIVEDGAFIGSRCIVVEGAHIGKRAVLGAGVTITGSSKIIDVTGEKPVEYKGKVPANSVVIPGSYAKQFPAGEFHVPCAIIIGQRKESTDLKTSLNDALRENNVTV, from the coding sequence ATGCGTAACGAAATCGAAGCTATTTGGGCTAATCGAGAATTATTAGCTGATCCAAAATCAATTGAGTTGATCAAAGAAGTAATAGATCAATTAGATAGGGGAGTTCTGCGGGTGGCCAATCCATCGACTGATGAACAGGGGGAATGGATCGTCAATGAGTGGGTAAAAAAATCCATACTTCTTTATTTCATTAGTCAACAGATGAAACAAGAGGAGGTAGGAATTTTTTCATTCCACGACAAGATCCCATTAAAAACTAAATTCGCTGAAGCTAAAGTACGGGTAGTTCCACCGGCTGTTGCCCGATACGGTTCCTATCAGGCGCCGGGGGTTATCCTTATGCCTTCGTATGTAAACATTGGTGCTTATGTAGATGAACGTACGATGGTTGATACATGGGCTACCGTAGGCAGTTGCGCTCAGATTGGTAAAGATGTTCACCTTAGTGGCGGTGTTGGCATTGGGGGAGTACTTGAACCACCACAAGCCGCACCCGTCATTGTTGAAGATGGAGCCTTTATTGGTTCGCGTTGCATTGTTGTTGAGGGAGCTCACATAGGTAAGCGGGCTGTACTCGGCGCCGGAGTAACCATCACTGGCTCATCAAAAATCATTGACGTTACTGGTGAAAAGCCCGTCGAGTACAAAGGAAAAGTTCCTGCTAACTCCGTTGTGATCCCTGGTAGCTATGCTAAACAATTTCCGGCTGGCGAATTTCATGTTCCTTGTGCTATTATTATTGGCCAGCGTAAAGAATCTACAGATTTAAAAACATCCCTGAACGATGCGTTGCGCGAGAACAATGTAACAGTTTAA
- the gap gene encoding type I glyceraldehyde-3-phosphate dehydrogenase, whose translation MEKIRVAINGFGRIGRLSFRQLLAKENIEVVAINDLTDNATLAHLLKYDSVHGKFSGSVESDKESITVNGQRINAYAERDPKNLPWKDLNVDVVLESTGRFVDEAGAGQHLQAGAKKVVISAPAKGNIPTVVLGVNDETLTGEETIVSNASCTTNCLAPMAKVLDDVFGIEKGYMTTIHAYTADQNLQDAPHSDLRRARAAALSIVPTSTGAAKAVGLVLPQLKGKLDGNALRVPTPDGSLTDLTVVLKREVTIEEINNAIKEASETTLKGYLEYTEDPIVSIDIVGNPHSCIFDSQLTAANGNLAKVVGWYDNEFGYSSRVADLIVKLFK comes from the coding sequence ATGGAAAAAATACGCGTTGCCATTAATGGCTTCGGTCGCATCGGTCGCCTTTCTTTCAGACAACTACTAGCAAAGGAAAACATTGAAGTTGTAGCGATTAATGATCTAACAGATAATGCAACATTAGCACATCTGTTAAAGTATGATTCCGTACACGGCAAGTTTTCTGGAAGTGTCGAGTCAGATAAAGAAAGTATTACCGTAAACGGTCAGCGGATAAACGCTTACGCGGAGCGGGACCCCAAGAATCTTCCCTGGAAAGATCTAAACGTTGACGTGGTTCTTGAGTCAACTGGCCGCTTTGTAGATGAAGCTGGTGCCGGACAACATTTGCAAGCCGGTGCTAAAAAAGTAGTTATCTCTGCTCCCGCTAAAGGCAACATCCCTACGGTTGTTTTAGGCGTCAATGACGAAACACTGACAGGCGAGGAAACAATCGTATCGAATGCTTCCTGTACAACCAACTGCCTGGCGCCAATGGCAAAAGTTCTGGATGATGTTTTCGGTATCGAGAAAGGATACATGACAACCATCCACGCTTATACCGCTGACCAGAATTTGCAGGACGCTCCTCACTCTGATCTACGTCGGGCCCGGGCAGCTGCTCTATCAATCGTTCCAACGTCTACCGGTGCCGCTAAAGCAGTTGGTTTAGTACTTCCTCAATTGAAGGGTAAACTAGACGGAAACGCACTCCGCGTACCAACTCCCGATGGATCGCTGACCGATTTAACGGTCGTTTTGAAACGGGAAGTCACGATTGAAGAGATCAACAATGCGATCAAAGAAGCATCGGAAACGACGCTGAAAGGGTATCTGGAATACACGGAGGATCCAATCGTTTCTATTGACATCGTAGGCAACCCACACTCATGCATATTCGATTCACAGTTGACTGCTGCTAATGGAAACCTGGCAAAAGTAGTGGGCTGGTACGATAACGAATTTGGCTACTCAAGCCGTGTTGCTGACTTGATCGTAAAGCTATTTAAGTAA
- the trmB gene encoding tRNA (guanosine(46)-N7)-methyltransferase TrmB, whose translation MTRRKHHFFLQNAESTNVIEVGKPLYKSIKGHWRADYFTNENPLILELACGKGEYTVGLAQAFPDKNFIGVDIKGDRIARGSKIAQTLGLSNVAFLRTDINYLEEFFDEGEVNEIWITFPDPQPRPKQEKHRLTHPRFLAVYKRLLKPGGSLHLKTDNPELFAYSLEQVKGNGCYDLQSTTDLYQSNLNRIHIGIKTKYEEMFFNKGFTINYLQCKMGAVL comes from the coding sequence GTGACTCGTCGCAAACATCATTTCTTTCTGCAAAATGCGGAAAGCACAAACGTCATTGAAGTTGGTAAACCTCTTTACAAAAGCATTAAAGGTCATTGGCGTGCCGACTATTTTACAAACGAAAATCCGCTAATACTGGAGTTGGCGTGTGGGAAAGGTGAATACACCGTTGGCTTAGCGCAGGCGTTTCCCGACAAAAATTTCATCGGTGTCGATATCAAAGGAGACCGGATTGCGAGAGGGTCGAAGATCGCGCAGACCCTGGGTTTGTCGAACGTGGCATTCCTACGGACAGACATTAATTACCTGGAGGAATTCTTTGACGAAGGAGAGGTCAATGAGATCTGGATTACATTTCCTGACCCGCAACCCAGGCCGAAACAAGAGAAGCACCGACTGACGCATCCACGCTTTTTGGCTGTTTACAAACGACTACTTAAGCCTGGTGGATCATTACATTTGAAAACTGACAATCCCGAGCTGTTCGCGTATAGTCTGGAACAAGTTAAAGGCAACGGTTGCTACGATTTACAATCAACAACAGACCTATATCAGTCCAATTTAAATAGAATTCACATCGGTATAAAGACTAAATACGAAGAAATGTTTTTTAATAAAGGCTTTACAATCAACTATTTACAATGTAAAATGGGTGCAGTTTTGTAA